The following proteins come from a genomic window of Ictidomys tridecemlineatus isolate mIctTri1 chromosome 9, mIctTri1.hap1, whole genome shotgun sequence:
- the Noa1 gene encoding nitric oxide-associated protein 1 isoform X1, translating into MLPRSLAHRLLWRFLQGLSPAVTRHGLRDPILERRCAAAFFQYPSLLGRGLPRGPSATGNYKETTDTEEHFVFPEYVPKPPRAPSPEEQLRKVLQLQQEKERQQDQRKEERLQQKVRAGRRPRPIVELPDPTVPPSGMNCTGCGAELHCQDPGMPGYLPSEKFSSVAQADGGPVRLVCQRCWLLVHHRRALRVQVSREQYLELVSAALRRPGPALVLYMVDLLDLPDALLSDLPKLVGAKQLIVLGNKVDLLPQDSPGYRQRLRNRLWDDCIRAGLLPAPGHRGPQQSSEDKPGDAKENSNPSAWSRTVVRDVRLISAKTGYGIEELISALQRSWRYRGDVYLVGATNSGKSTLFNTLLESDYCTAKGTEAIDRATISPWPGTTLNLLKFPICNPTPYRMFERQKRLKSDANKAEEDLSEKEQNQLNRFKKHGYVVGRVGRTFLYSKEQKKEDTFEFDVDSLAFDMGNEPVMVVEKSTKRIELTPQDVKDAHWFYDTPGITKENCILNLLTEKEVNIVLPTHSIIPRTFVLKPGMVLFLGAIGRIDFLQGNQSAWFTVVASNFLPVHITSLDRADALYQKHAGHTLLQVPMGGEERMAEFPPLVAEDITLEEGLGGSEAVADIKFSSAGWVAVTPHFKDRLHLRGYTPQGTVLTVRPPLLPYIVNIKGERIKRSVAYKTKKLPSLVSNLQKKKKTTNV; encoded by the exons ATGCTGCCCAGAAGCCTGGCGCATAGGCTGCTGTGGCGCTTCCTGCAGGGATTGTCGCCCGCCGTAACGCGCCATGGCCTCCGGGATCCGATCCTGGAGAGGAGATGCGCAGCTGCCTTCTTCCAATACCCATCCCTCCTGGGACGTGGGCTTCCTCGTGGCCCCTCGGCCACTGGGAACTACAAAGAAACCACTGACACGGAGGAGCATTTTGTGTTCCCGGAATACGTCCCGAAGCCCCCGCGGGCACCGAGTCCGGAGGAGCAGTTGCGTAAGGTGCTGCAGCTGCAGCAGGAGAAAGAACGACAACAGGATCAGCGGAAGGAGGAACGACTCCAGCAGAAGGTACGGGCCGGACGCCGCCCGCGCCCGATCGTAGAACTCCCGGACCCGACGGTGCCTCCTAGCGGCATGAACTGCACGGGCTGCGGGGCAGAGCTGCACTGCCAGGACCCCGGCATGCCCGGCTACCTCCCCAGCGAGAAGTTCTCCAGCGTGGCCCAGGCGGACGGCGGACCTGTGCGGCTCGTGTGCCAGCGCTGCTGGCTGCTGGTGCACCACCGGCGCGCCCTGCGCGTGCAGGTGAGTCGCGAACAGTACTTGGAACTGGTGAGCGCCGCGCTACGGCGGCCTGGGCCAGCCCTGGTGTTGTACATGGTAGACCTGCTGGACTTGCCCGACGCCCTGCTGTCCGACTTGCCCAAGCTGGTGGGTGCCAAGCAGCTAATCGTGCTGGGGAACAAAGTGGACCTGCTCCCTCAGGATTCTCCCGGCTACCGGCAGCGACTCCGAAACAGGCTGTGGGACGACTGCATCCGTGCCGGACTCCTGCCGGCCCCTGGCCACCGAGGACCACAGCAATCCAGCGAGGACAAGCCAGGGGATGCGAAGGAGAATTCGAATCCGTCGGCCTGGTCGCGCACGGTGGTCAGGGACGTAAGGCTGATCAGCGCCAAGACTGGCTATGGAATTGAAGAATTGATCTCCGCACTTCAGCGCTCCTGGCGTTACCGTGGCGATGTCTACCTGGTAGGCGCCACCAACTCTGGCAAGTCCACTCTTTTTAACACACTCCTGGAGTCTGATTACTGCACCGCAAAGGGCACCGAGGCCATCGACAGGGCCACCATCTCCCCTTGGCCAG GTACCACATTAAACCTTCTGAAGTTTCCTATTTGCAACCCAACTCCTTATAGAATGTTTGAAAGACAAAAAAGACTTAAAAGTGATGCAAATAAAGCTGAAGAAGATCTtagtgaaaaagaacaaaatcaactGAATCGCTTTAAAAAGCATGGTTATGTAGTTG GAAGAGTTGGAAGAACATTCTTATattcaaaagaacaaaagaaagaagatactTTTGAGTTTGATGTTGATTCACTTGCCTTTGACATGGGAAATGAACCTGTCATGGTTGTGGAGAAATCCACCAAACGGATAGAATTGACTCCTCAAGATGTGAAAGATGCCCACTGGTTTTATGACACCCCTggaattacaaaagaaaattgc ATTTTAAATCTTCtaacagaaaaagaagtaaacaTTGTTCTACCAACACATTCCATTATTCCAAGAACTTTTGTGCTTAAACCAGGAATGGTTCTATTTTTGGGTGCTATAGGCCGCATAGATTTCCTGCAG GGAAATCAGTCTGCTTGGTTTACAGTTGTGGCTTCCAACTTCCTTCCTGTGCATATTACTTCCTTGGACAGGGCAGATGCTTTGTATCAGAAGCATGCAGGTCATACATTACTCCAG GTTCCAATGGGTGGAGAAGAACGAATGGCAGAATTTCCTCCTCTTGTTGCCGAAGACATAACATTAGAAGAAGGACTTGGGGGATCTGAAGCAGTGGCTGACATCAAGTTTTCCTCTGCAG